A window of Solanum stenotomum isolate F172 chromosome 3, ASM1918654v1, whole genome shotgun sequence contains these coding sequences:
- the LOC125857634 gene encoding E3 ubiquitin-protein ligase RSL1-like, with protein MADIISNVFNENDEFRALILSDKECAEELQYQEVLAASLEIFHLHMSSTQIEESPESSQGFCDICMETKVTYEMFKLENCSDHSFCTDCIAQYIQSMIQDHIFSVTCPGLKCCATIEPVSCKSIIPENVFEKWEGGLSESALLDCEKFYCPYKDCSELLIYDHDQDIIECVCPVCHRQFCAACGVPWHTGLDCDKFQNDEKNREDDLKVEELASSSKWMKCPHCKRIVQKADGCIHITCWCGSQFCYICGATWSESHWSCQISE; from the exons ATGGCAGACATAATATCAAATGTGTTTAATGAAAACGATGAGTTTCGCGCTCTCATACTATCAGACAAGGAGTGCGCGGAGGAACTGCAATACCAAGAGGTTCTTGCAGCCTCTTTAGAAATCTTCCATCTTCACATGTCATCAACACAAATCGAAGAATCCCCTGAATCATCCCAAGGTTTTTGTGACATTTGTATGGAGACAAAAGTTACATATGAAATGTTCAAACTCGAAAATTGCTCTGATCACTCATTCTGTACTGATTGCATAGCCCAATATATCCAGTCCATGATTCAAGACCATATTTTCTCAGTAACTTGCCCTGGTTTGAAATGTTGCGCGACAATTGAACCTGTTTCTTGTAAATCCATCATCCCAGAAAATGTATTCGAAAAATGGGAAGGGGGATTGAGTGAGTCTGCTCTTCTTGATTGCGAAAAATTCTATTGTCCTTACAAAGATTGTTCAGAGCTTCTGATTTATGATCATGATCAGGACATAATTGAGTGTGTATGTCCTGTATGCCACAGGCAGTTCTGCGCGGCCTGTGGCGTCCCTTGGCATACTGGACTTGATTGTGACAAGTtccaaaatgatgaaaaaaacaGGGAAGATGATTTAAAGGTTGAGGAACTTGCTAGCAGCTCCAAATGGATGAAATGCCCTCACTGCAAACGTATTGTGCAGAAGGCTGATGGTTGTATACACATAACCTGCTG GTGTGGATCTCAATTTTGCTATATATGTGGAGCAACATGGAGCGAAAGCCATTGGAGTTGTCAAATTAGTGAATGA
- the LOC125857643 gene encoding probable calcium-binding protein CML45 has protein sequence MENIFSISAISPSLLGKKIADDLNQFFCIILRCTILSILSTFQDLSSCFSFSLRAILLFFITLRSALTRGDHDNNPPDAKNCGHDNCDNDELMKEEIVEVVIMDKLISLCNSNENKTEYAEVSSLFDEVEPSFEEIKEAFDVFDENGDGYIDASELMKLIWRMGLSEYSMNDCKKMIMAFDENRDGKIEFSEFLKLMEQSFRDPVELD, from the coding sequence ATGGAGAACATTTTTTCAATATCAGCAATTAGTCCTTCATTATTGGGCAAGAAAATAGCTGATGACCTCAATCAATTCTTTTGTATCATTTTAAGATGTACAATTCTCAGCATCCTAAGCACATTTCAAGATTtatcttcttgtttttctttttcactccGAGCAATACTTTTGTTCTTCATCACTCTCCGAAGCGCATTGACTCGAGGTGATCATGATAATAATCCTCCCGATGCTAAAAATTGTGGACATGATAATTGCGATAACGACGAATTAATGAAGGAAGAAATTGTTGAGGTAGTAATTATGGATAAACTAATAAGTTTATGCAATTCAAATGAGAATAAAACAGAGTATGCAGAGGTTTCGAGTTTATTTGACGAAGTAGAACCTagttttgaagaaattaaagaagcttTTGATGTGTTTGATGAAAATGGAGATGGATATATTGATGCAAGTGAGTTGATGAAACTTATTTGGAGAATGGGTTTATCCGAATATTCGATGAACGATTGCAAGAAGATGATTATGGCCTTTGATGAAAACAGAGatggaaaaattgaattttctGAATTTTTGAAGCTCATGGAACAGAGCTTTCGGGATCCTGTAGAGTTAGactga